From Companilactobacillus heilongjiangensis, one genomic window encodes:
- the tdcB gene encoding bifunctional threonine ammonia-lyase/L-serine ammonia-lyase TdcB, whose protein sequence is MPRFQNPVTIHDIKKAAHLIHQVGRVTPLIQSMFLSRDVTGGEVYLKLENMQLTGSFKFRGAFNKINHLSESEKERGVITASAGNHAQGVALTSKLLGIKSIVVMPHGAPLAKQQATAGYGAQVVLHGDTFDEAHQFMEEEAADKGYTIVDPYDDVDVIAGQGSIGLEILNQLEDVDTVIVPVGGGGLISGIATAIKTINPQIHLIGVQSENVHGMTASYRANEITTFGVDKTLADGTAVATPGQITFPITKHLVDEMVLVSEEEIATAMKDLLQRAKVVAEGAGALPTAALEAHKIDPCWLENKRVVALVSGGNVDLERVATNIDHFVG, encoded by the coding sequence ATGCCACGGTTTCAGAATCCGGTAACGATTCACGATATTAAAAAGGCTGCTCACTTGATTCATCAGGTTGGTCGGGTGACGCCGTTGATTCAGTCGATGTTCTTGAGTCGGGATGTGACTGGTGGGGAGGTCTATTTGAAACTTGAGAATATGCAGCTGACTGGTTCTTTTAAGTTTCGCGGTGCCTTTAATAAAATTAACCATTTGAGTGAATCAGAAAAAGAACGCGGTGTTATCACTGCTTCGGCAGGAAATCATGCTCAAGGTGTTGCTTTGACGTCTAAATTGTTGGGCATCAAGTCAATTGTTGTTATGCCGCATGGAGCTCCATTGGCTAAGCAACAAGCTACGGCTGGCTATGGTGCGCAAGTAGTTTTGCATGGCGATACGTTTGATGAAGCACACCAATTTATGGAAGAAGAGGCCGCTGACAAAGGTTATACGATTGTTGATCCATACGATGATGTGGATGTGATTGCTGGACAGGGTTCGATTGGTTTGGAAATTTTGAATCAATTGGAAGATGTCGACACGGTTATTGTGCCAGTTGGCGGTGGCGGTCTGATTTCGGGAATTGCGACGGCTATCAAGACTATTAATCCACAGATTCACTTGATTGGTGTGCAGTCGGAAAATGTTCACGGAATGACAGCCTCATATCGGGCTAATGAGATTACGACATTTGGCGTTGATAAAACTTTGGCTGATGGAACTGCGGTGGCAACGCCGGGACAAATAACTTTTCCAATTACTAAGCATTTAGTGGATGAGATGGTTTTGGTCAGTGAAGAAGAAATTGCTACAGCGATGAAAGACTTGTTGCAACGGGCAAAAGTTGTGGCTGAAGGAGCTGGCGCTTTGCCAACCGCTGCTTTGGAAGCACACAAAATTGATCCTTGTTGGTTGGAAAATAAGCGGGTGGTAGCTTTAGTTTCCGGTGGTAATGTCGACCTCGAACGTGTTGCTACGAATATTGATCATTTTGTCGGATAG
- a CDS encoding ClbS/DfsB family four-helix bundle protein — protein MQVYKNSQELIDQIKESYHKFIDEYEGISDDVADERIDQVDKTPREMLSYQVGWINMILSWEKAEAGGAKITTPTPGYKWDQMRQLYHDFNIKYGSDGIENEKAELGSVVAELIAWIEDMSHDELFTPGERKWATTKAMWPVAKWIRINAVSPFNNYSRQVRKWKNFNLRDKKPVNS, from the coding sequence ATGCAGGTATATAAAAATTCACAAGAATTGATAGACCAGATTAAAGAGAGTTATCATAAATTCATTGATGAATATGAGGGAATTAGCGATGATGTTGCTGATGAAAGAATCGATCAGGTAGATAAGACTCCTAGAGAGATGCTCTCATATCAAGTTGGTTGGATTAATATGATTTTATCATGGGAGAAAGCTGAAGCTGGTGGGGCCAAAATTACCACACCTACTCCTGGCTACAAATGGGATCAAATGCGTCAGTTATACCATGATTTCAATATCAAATATGGTTCAGATGGCATCGAGAACGAAAAAGCAGAACTTGGCAGTGTCGTGGCTGAGTTGATTGCTTGGATTGAGGATATGTCACACGATGAGTTGTTCACACCTGGCGAGCGTAAGTGGGCAACAACCAAAGCAATGTGGCCAGTAGCTAAATGGATCAGAATAAACGCCGTTTCACCATTCAATAACTACAGTAGACAAGTTAGAAAATGGAAGAACTTTAACTTAAGAGATAAAAAACCAGTAAATTCATAG
- a CDS encoding class I SAM-dependent methyltransferase, translating to MKNIYDNEKFFDKYSQMNRSKNGLAGAGEWSTLKPMLPDFQDKVVLDLGCGYGWHDRYAVDKGASAVVGVDMSERMLHVARSKTVSDKITYVHDDITKIKFEDNKFDVVLSSLALHYVENFDDMVKKIGHYLKLNGTFIFSVEHPIFTAQGSEEWNYDSNGQIKDFPVDNYFYEGKRETDFLGETVVKYHKTLTTYLNGLLKNNFQITQVVEPMPPKDMMDLPGMKDEMRRPMMLIVSATNKNR from the coding sequence ATGAAAAACATATATGACAATGAAAAATTCTTTGATAAATATAGTCAGATGAATCGTAGTAAGAATGGATTAGCTGGTGCTGGCGAGTGGAGTACGTTGAAACCAATGTTGCCAGATTTCCAAGATAAGGTAGTTTTGGATTTAGGCTGTGGTTACGGTTGGCATGATCGGTATGCCGTTGATAAAGGTGCCAGTGCAGTTGTCGGTGTCGATATGTCCGAGAGAATGTTGCATGTTGCTCGTTCTAAAACTGTGAGCGATAAGATAACTTACGTGCATGATGATATTACTAAAATAAAATTTGAAGATAATAAATTTGATGTCGTCCTAAGTTCACTAGCTTTGCACTATGTAGAAAACTTTGACGATATGGTAAAAAAGATTGGCCATTATCTTAAACTGAATGGAACTTTCATCTTTTCGGTTGAGCATCCAATTTTTACTGCTCAAGGCAGTGAAGAGTGGAATTATGACAGTAATGGTCAAATTAAAGATTTTCCAGTTGATAATTATTTTTATGAAGGTAAACGTGAGACTGACTTTTTGGGTGAAACGGTTGTTAAGTATCATAAGACTTTGACAACTTACTTAAATGGACTGCTTAAAAATAATTTTCAAATTACGCAAGTTGTTGAACCAATGCCACCCAAAGACATGATGGATCTTCCGGGAATGAAGGATGAAATGCGCCGACCAATGATGTTGATCGTTTCAGCTACTAATAAAAATAGATAA
- a CDS encoding glycoside hydrolase family 1 protein, with product MNKKLPENFFWGNSTSSMQTEGAWNVDGKGKSVYDIKEATANTSDWHDAIDEYHRYEEDFNLMANQGMNFYRFQISWSRVDPDGDGNFNEAGIEFYDKLIDALLKRNITPMICLYHFDMPLNLAEKYNGFLSRPVVSAFVRYGTEMVKRFGDRVKYWITFNEQNLYHTTEAFKISGYMKGDKTVDEMYQISHHVMLAHAGVANYIHEKTDCLVGGMLAYTEVYPASPNPKDVLYARQINEFLNRDLLDSFVYGRYSHEVMTYVKNHKIEMDYQLNDDEILIQVSSDFLAFSYYRSETINSAKVPDGTVPNQYLDYGAQENPFLQTSEFGWQIDPLGFRDVLTKVYNEYCLPMFPIENGLGVREVYDGKEIQDDYRINYMRDHIQAMKDAVLEDGVEVLGYLGWGLIDIPSSSGNMDKRYGTVYVNRTNHDLKDMQRVPKKSYWWLQRVIKTNGANLNNLETVEAH from the coding sequence ATGAATAAAAAATTGCCAGAGAATTTCTTTTGGGGAAACTCAACATCCAGTATGCAAACTGAGGGCGCTTGGAACGTGGATGGTAAAGGTAAATCGGTTTATGACATCAAAGAGGCAACTGCTAATACTTCCGATTGGCATGATGCGATTGATGAATATCATCGTTATGAAGAAGATTTCAATTTGATGGCCAATCAGGGAATGAACTTTTATCGTTTCCAAATTTCTTGGAGTCGTGTTGATCCGGATGGTGACGGCAATTTCAATGAAGCGGGGATTGAGTTTTATGACAAATTGATTGATGCCTTGTTGAAACGTAATATTACGCCGATGATTTGTTTGTACCACTTTGATATGCCACTGAATTTAGCTGAAAAATACAACGGCTTTCTATCTCGTCCAGTCGTCAGCGCCTTTGTCAGATACGGAACTGAAATGGTTAAACGCTTTGGCGACCGTGTAAAATATTGGATTACTTTCAATGAACAGAATTTGTATCATACGACTGAAGCATTCAAAATTTCAGGATATATGAAGGGCGACAAAACGGTTGATGAAATGTATCAAATCAGCCATCACGTTATGTTAGCGCACGCGGGTGTTGCCAATTATATTCATGAGAAAACTGACTGTTTAGTCGGTGGGATGTTGGCTTATACCGAAGTTTATCCAGCTTCACCTAATCCTAAAGATGTTTTATATGCACGTCAGATAAATGAATTTTTGAACCGCGACTTGTTGGATTCTTTCGTTTACGGACGTTATTCACATGAAGTTATGACATATGTTAAAAATCATAAGATTGAAATGGATTATCAGTTAAATGATGATGAAATTTTGATTCAAGTATCATCAGATTTTCTAGCGTTCAGTTATTATCGCAGTGAAACTATCAACTCTGCCAAGGTTCCAGATGGGACAGTGCCTAACCAATATTTGGATTATGGTGCGCAAGAAAATCCATTCTTGCAGACTTCAGAATTTGGTTGGCAGATTGATCCACTCGGATTCAGGGATGTTTTGACCAAAGTCTACAATGAATATTGCTTGCCAATGTTTCCAATTGAAAATGGTTTGGGAGTGCGTGAAGTTTACGATGGTAAAGAAATTCAAGACGACTATCGCATTAATTACATGCGTGACCATATTCAAGCGATGAAAGATGCTGTTTTGGAAGATGGCGTGGAAGTCTTGGGCTACTTGGGGTGGGGATTGATTGACATTCCTAGTTCAAGCGGCAATATGGATAAGCGTTACGGAACAGTCTATGTTAACCGGACTAATCATGATTTGAAAGATATGCAACGGGTACCTAAGAAAAGCTATTGGTGGCTGCAACGTGTCATCAAAACAAACGGTGCCAATTTAAACAATTTAGAAACTGTGGAAGCTCACTAA
- the sdaAA gene encoding L-serine ammonia-lyase, iron-sulfur-dependent, subunit alpha — translation MFYTIKELVEKSADYDSVADLMIQTEMENTDRSKEFIRSQMERNLEVMEKSIKQGIAGVKSVTGLTGGDAKLMDAYIKKGDFLSGEPILEAVRNAVAVNEVNAKMGLICATPTAGSAGVLAGVLVATRDRLHLTRDQQVDFLFTAGAFGLVIANNSSIAGAEGGCQAEVGSAAAMASAALVCAKGGTAQQAAEAISITLQNMMGLVCDPVAGLVEVPCVKRNALGSSQAMISADMALAGIKSVIPVDEVVEAMHKVGQQMPSIFKETAEGGLATTPTALRLKKEIFGD, via the coding sequence ATGTTTTATACAATTAAAGAATTAGTTGAAAAAAGTGCCGATTACGATTCAGTTGCTGACTTGATGATCCAAACTGAGATGGAAAATACTGATCGTAGCAAGGAATTTATCCGTTCGCAGATGGAACGTAATTTGGAAGTTATGGAAAAATCTATCAAGCAAGGTATCGCTGGAGTTAAATCAGTTACTGGTTTGACTGGTGGGGATGCTAAGTTGATGGATGCTTATATTAAAAAAGGCGATTTCTTGAGTGGAGAACCAATTTTGGAAGCTGTTCGTAACGCCGTAGCGGTCAATGAAGTTAATGCCAAAATGGGTTTGATTTGTGCCACACCAACTGCCGGTAGTGCTGGAGTTTTAGCCGGAGTACTAGTTGCCACAAGAGATAGACTACATTTAACACGTGATCAACAAGTTGACTTTCTCTTCACAGCTGGGGCTTTTGGACTAGTAATTGCGAATAATTCATCAATTGCCGGTGCCGAAGGTGGTTGCCAAGCAGAGGTCGGTTCGGCCGCCGCAATGGCATCTGCAGCTTTGGTATGTGCTAAAGGTGGAACAGCTCAACAAGCGGCTGAAGCAATTTCTATCACTTTGCAAAATATGATGGGACTAGTCTGTGATCCAGTGGCTGGTTTAGTTGAAGTGCCATGTGTTAAACGTAATGCATTGGGCTCTTCACAAGCAATGATTTCAGCCGACATGGCTCTAGCCGGAATTAAGAGTGTCATTCCAGTTGACGAAGTGGTTGAAGCAATGCACAAAGTTGGTCAACAAATGCCATCAATCTTTAAAGAAACAGCCGAAGGTGGCTTAGCAACAACACCGACTGCTTTGAGACTGAAAAAAGAAATTTTTGGAGATTAG
- a CDS encoding C69 family dipeptidase, whose product MTELDRFEASACTSIMVGKKASMDGATYISRNEDRMLAIEPKRIIVQPAVSGRHETYVSPYNNMTAPYPESGYRYTATPSTNQKTAGPNEEDGFNEKNVGMSATESVYANEKVLAFDPYVKDGLAEDSLATLVLPYINSARDGVKYLGDLVAKYGSAEGNGLQFNDKDEVWYMEVVTGHQWVAVRIPDDSYAVAANQVAIQDIDFNDPENYMWADGIQDFVSDNDLNPDFDRWDFRHIFGTDTEQDHHYNTPRVWFAQRYLNPSIQQEPESPELPFIRKAEKKIAVEDIQYILKSHYNETKYDPMGSGSDHDKRTYRAISLSRTANSHILQMRDSDKNGAAGVEWTGFGIPSFCPHVPFFTNANDIDESYSYTPDKLDLKSAYWMYEALAMVVESHYAEFVEPNLDYQKELSSWARRKIAAVDKKAVTMSGSELTDYLTEQNKEIVKHYNDATKAHLADLVTKGTELSKLTFKMDPNL is encoded by the coding sequence ATGACAGAACTCGATCGTTTTGAAGCATCAGCTTGTACATCAATTATGGTAGGTAAGAAAGCTTCTATGGATGGAGCAACTTACATTTCCAGAAATGAAGACCGTATGTTGGCAATTGAACCTAAGCGTATCATCGTTCAACCAGCTGTTTCTGGACGTCATGAGACATATGTTTCACCATACAACAATATGACAGCACCTTATCCAGAAAGTGGTTACCGTTATACCGCTACTCCAAGCACGAACCAAAAGACTGCTGGTCCTAACGAAGAAGACGGTTTTAATGAGAAAAATGTTGGTATGAGTGCAACTGAGAGTGTTTATGCTAATGAAAAAGTTTTGGCTTTCGATCCATACGTTAAAGATGGTTTGGCTGAAGATTCACTAGCAACTTTAGTATTGCCATACATCAATTCAGCTCGTGATGGTGTTAAATATCTTGGTGATTTAGTTGCCAAATATGGTTCCGCTGAAGGTAATGGTTTGCAATTCAACGATAAAGATGAAGTTTGGTATATGGAAGTTGTTACCGGACATCAATGGGTTGCTGTAAGAATTCCTGACGACAGTTATGCCGTTGCTGCTAACCAAGTAGCCATCCAAGATATCGACTTTAACGACCCAGAAAACTACATGTGGGCTGACGGAATTCAAGATTTCGTTTCTGACAATGACTTAAATCCAGACTTTGACCGTTGGGATTTCCGCCACATCTTCGGAACAGATACTGAACAAGACCACCATTACAACACACCACGTGTCTGGTTTGCACAACGTTATTTGAACCCATCAATCCAACAAGAACCAGAATCACCAGAACTTCCTTTCATCAGAAAAGCCGAAAAGAAGATTGCTGTTGAAGACATCCAATATATTTTGAAATCACATTATAATGAAACAAAATACGATCCAATGGGCAGCGGCAGTGACCATGACAAGAGAACATATCGTGCCATTTCACTTTCCAGAACAGCCAATTCTCACATTCTACAAATGAGAGATTCAGACAAAAATGGAGCAGCCGGCGTTGAATGGACAGGTTTTGGAATTCCAAGTTTCTGCCCACACGTACCATTCTTCACTAATGCCAATGACATTGACGAATCATACAGTTATACACCAGATAAATTAGATTTGAAGAGTGCATACTGGATGTATGAAGCCTTAGCAATGGTAGTAGAATCACATTATGCAGAATTCGTGGAACCAAACTTAGATTATCAAAAAGAGTTATCATCATGGGCCAGAAGAAAGATTGCGGCAGTTGATAAAAAAGCAGTCACAATGAGCGGTTCAGAATTAACAGATTATCTAACAGAACAAAATAAAGAAATAGTTAAACATTATAACGACGCAACAAAAGCCCACTTAGCAGATTTAGTAACAAAAGGGACAGAGTTGTCGAAGTTAACATTTAAGATGGATCCAAATTTGTAG
- a CDS encoding C69 family dipeptidase — protein MRQQTHMACTSIMVGKKAAMDGVNYIARNEDNFVANWPKRFFVQPAVSGRHETYTSPYNKLSVELPETGYRYTSSPDANQDEGWYEEDGINEKNVGMSATESVTANEKVLAYDPLIENGVAEDSITTLVLPYINSAREGVKYLGDLIAKYGSTESNGVEFFDEDEIWYMELATGHHWVAIRIPDDCYVVAANQIGIEDIDFNDPENYMWSDGIQEFVSEHDLNPDLNGWNFRHIFGTSTKQDRHYNTPRVWYGQKVLNPSIEQDPESDDLPFLRKPEKKISVEDIQYILASHYNETKFDPIGSGSEEDKKRYRAISLSRTANSHILQLRDSKKVAANAIEWKALGIPSFTPYVPFFTNADDIDESYSYVPEKLDLKSAYWLYESLSMIVESHYSEFATANLDYQKELASWSRRKIAAVDKETANMTGQKLADYLTEQNHQIAKHFNDTTKAHLADLITQGTELSKLTFKMDPNL, from the coding sequence ATGAGACAACAGACGCACATGGCTTGTACCTCAATTATGGTAGGTAAAAAGGCCGCAATGGATGGCGTTAACTATATTGCACGTAACGAAGATAACTTTGTAGCTAACTGGCCCAAGAGGTTTTTCGTGCAACCAGCAGTTTCTGGACGTCATGAAACTTATACATCACCATACAATAAATTAAGTGTCGAACTGCCTGAAACTGGTTATCGCTATACTTCTTCACCAGATGCTAATCAAGACGAGGGGTGGTACGAAGAAGACGGTATCAATGAGAAAAACGTTGGTATGAGTGCAACTGAAAGTGTTACCGCCAATGAAAAAGTTTTGGCATATGATCCATTGATTGAGAACGGTGTGGCTGAAGATTCAATCACAACCTTAGTTTTGCCATACATCAATTCCGCTCGTGAAGGCGTGAAGTATCTTGGTGATTTGATTGCCAAATACGGTTCAACTGAAAGTAACGGCGTGGAATTTTTCGATGAAGATGAAATTTGGTATATGGAATTGGCTACAGGTCACCACTGGGTTGCCATAAGAATCCCTGACGACTGTTATGTAGTAGCTGCCAATCAAATTGGAATCGAAGACATCGATTTCAATGATCCAGAAAATTACATGTGGTCCGATGGAATTCAAGAATTTGTCAGCGAACACGACTTGAATCCAGATTTAAACGGCTGGAATTTCAGACACATCTTTGGCACAAGCACCAAACAAGACCGCCACTACAACACACCGAGAGTTTGGTATGGTCAAAAAGTCTTGAACCCTTCAATTGAGCAAGATCCCGAGTCAGACGATTTGCCATTCTTGAGAAAGCCTGAGAAGAAGATCTCCGTTGAAGACATTCAATATATTTTGGCATCACACTACAATGAGACCAAATTTGACCCAATCGGCAGTGGTTCTGAAGAAGATAAGAAACGTTACCGTGCCATTTCCTTATCAAGAACAGCCAATTCCCATATTCTACAATTACGCGATTCCAAGAAAGTAGCTGCCAATGCCATCGAATGGAAAGCATTAGGCATTCCCAGCTTCACACCATACGTGCCATTTTTCACCAATGCGGATGATATAGATGAATCATATAGCTACGTGCCCGAGAAATTAGATTTAAAGAGCGCATATTGGTTATATGAATCATTGTCAATGATCGTTGAAAGTCATTACAGCGAGTTTGCTACGGCTAATTTAGACTATCAAAAAGAACTAGCATCATGGTCAAGAAGAAAAATAGCAGCAGTTGATAAAGAAACAGCCAATATGACAGGACAAAAATTGGCAGATTATTTAACAGAGCAAAATCATCAGATAGCAAAACACTTTAATGACACAACAAAAGCCCACCTAGCAGATTTGATTACACAAGGGACAGAGCTGTCGAAATTGACATTTAAGATGGATCCAAATTTGTAG
- the sdaAB gene encoding L-serine ammonia-lyase, iron-sulfur-dependent subunit beta, which translates to MKDIRFKSVFDIIGPVMVGPSSSHTAGAARIGKVVHDIFGEKPDKITIDLYESFAKTYRGHGTDVAIVGGLLGMEPDDEHLADSLKIAYEQGIKVAFVPKSDKVDHPNTAKINLVKGDHELSVTGISIGGGNIQISEINGFKMSLSLGTPTYITVHQDVAGMIAKVTDVFSNFKINIGTMTVTRASKGEKAIMIIEVDERRDKPEILEKLRALPNVDNATYFE; encoded by the coding sequence ATGAAAGATATACGTTTTAAAAGTGTTTTTGACATTATTGGACCCGTAATGGTTGGACCCAGCAGTTCTCATACCGCCGGAGCAGCCAGAATTGGGAAAGTAGTCCACGATATTTTCGGTGAAAAGCCAGATAAGATTACGATTGATTTGTATGAATCATTTGCCAAAACTTATCGTGGTCACGGAACAGACGTCGCCATTGTTGGTGGTTTGTTAGGCATGGAACCTGATGATGAACATCTAGCTGATTCCTTGAAAATAGCTTACGAACAAGGCATTAAAGTGGCTTTCGTTCCCAAGAGTGACAAAGTTGACCATCCAAATACCGCCAAAATCAATCTAGTTAAAGGTGACCACGAGTTGTCTGTAACTGGTATTTCAATTGGTGGTGGGAATATTCAAATTTCTGAAATCAATGGATTCAAGATGTCTTTGAGCCTTGGTACACCAACTTATATCACCGTTCACCAAGATGTCGCCGGAATGATTGCCAAAGTTACTGATGTCTTTTCAAATTTCAAAATCAATATTGGTACCATGACCGTTACTCGTGCTTCCAAAGGTGAGAAAGCCATCATGATTATTGAAGTGGACGAACGCCGTGACAAGCCAGAGATTCTGGAAAAATTACGAGCTTTGCCAAATGTCGATAATGCAACGTATTTTGAATAA
- a CDS encoding SLAP domain-containing protein, giving the protein MKKFVRFVLVSALALISFGSFSQTVRASGADSLLVHTFKTTRLYAKGKQVAGNDWDPQFEFSPISDRELAINSNWYSDQRTDSDKITDGKYYRVATNEWVKLSDVVLVDNYSVIFGLYTYKNYPIFNLNTDSFKMEKTDKTLPTNEWLIGSEIDFPNGDSYYQVGQNEWIQIDQ; this is encoded by the coding sequence ATGAAAAAGTTCGTTAGATTTGTACTTGTTTCAGCTTTAGCACTTATTTCTTTTGGAAGTTTTAGTCAAACAGTTAGGGCCAGTGGAGCAGATAGCCTTTTGGTTCACACTTTTAAGACAACAAGGTTATATGCTAAAGGAAAACAAGTTGCAGGAAATGATTGGGATCCCCAGTTTGAGTTTTCACCTATAAGCGATCGAGAATTAGCGATTAATAGTAATTGGTATAGTGATCAACGAACTGATTCTGATAAAATTACGGATGGTAAATATTACCGTGTTGCAACAAATGAATGGGTTAAACTCAGTGATGTTGTATTGGTAGATAATTACAGCGTTATTTTTGGATTGTACACTTATAAAAATTATCCGATTTTTAATTTAAATACTGATTCTTTTAAAATGGAAAAAACAGATAAAACATTACCTACTAATGAGTGGTTAATTGGATCAGAAATAGACTTTCCGAATGGAGATAGTTATTATCAAGTCGGTCAGAATGAATGGATTCAAATAGACCAATAG
- a CDS encoding DUF6095 family protein encodes MQIILSILMFIVGIAIMTVSFRAKRELIYYLTLSAGTIVFFAAIFVIFPK; translated from the coding sequence ATGCAAATAATTTTATCAATTTTGATGTTCATTGTCGGAATCGCCATAATGACCGTGTCTTTCAGAGCTAAGAGGGAATTGATATATTATCTGACCTTATCAGCTGGTACCATCGTCTTTTTCGCAGCTATATTCGTGATATTTCCAAAGTAG
- a CDS encoding SLC13 family permease — protein sequence MAVLKRVFSDRVLWIAGAAAILTSIFISPPQLMDINWKTLASLLSMMIIIQIYDYLDFLKYYAAYMTHKAKTTRQMIFMLASLAFFGAMFLTNDVTILTLVPLFYQLSKHIKVNPIFPVIIIAMAANLGSIFTPFGNTHNLFLLTHFNLGIKQFFIMSTPITIVTFIAVFLATRFFPKDPIELTELPAVELNIPSLSLTVAVTVVIFLGIFSVIPMWGSLIAALLLVIFINPHILESVDYSIVLIFMCFFIAVGNINREPAIVNNLHQFLQTRTSTYLTSIITSQFISNVPTTILVSKFSKYVHAIFLGTNIGGLGTVVGSLANLLAFKQYRFFFKKDPGKYLLYFTIINFTMLVIIGTIGYFLIDLGL from the coding sequence ATGGCCGTATTAAAACGTGTATTTTCAGATAGGGTGTTGTGGATCGCTGGTGCCGCAGCAATTTTGACATCTATCTTCATTAGTCCACCACAATTGATGGACATAAATTGGAAGACGCTCGCATCGCTACTATCTATGATGATTATAATCCAAATTTATGATTATTTGGACTTTCTTAAATATTACGCGGCGTATATGACGCATAAAGCGAAAACTACGCGACAAATGATATTTATGCTAGCTTCATTAGCTTTTTTTGGAGCTATGTTTTTAACTAATGATGTTACGATTTTAACCTTAGTACCATTATTTTATCAACTTTCCAAACATATAAAAGTCAACCCAATTTTCCCAGTGATCATCATCGCGATGGCCGCTAACCTTGGAAGTATTTTTACGCCGTTTGGTAATACCCATAACTTATTCCTGTTGACGCACTTTAATTTAGGAATCAAACAATTCTTTATCATGTCTACTCCGATAACGATTGTTACTTTCATAGCAGTCTTTTTAGCCACTCGGTTCTTTCCAAAAGATCCAATCGAATTGACTGAGTTACCCGCTGTGGAATTAAATATTCCTAGTTTATCTTTAACAGTCGCTGTCACAGTAGTAATCTTCCTTGGAATTTTTTCAGTTATCCCAATGTGGGGTTCATTGATTGCGGCACTATTGCTGGTGATTTTCATCAATCCGCATATTCTTGAATCAGTTGATTATTCTATCGTGCTGATATTCATGTGTTTCTTTATTGCCGTTGGTAATATTAACCGTGAACCAGCAATCGTTAATAATCTACATCAATTCTTGCAAACAAGAACAAGCACTTACTTAACATCGATTATTACCAGTCAATTCATTAGTAATGTTCCAACGACTATCTTAGTTTCTAAGTTTTCTAAATATGTTCACGCCATTTTCTTAGGTACGAATATTGGTGGACTTGGTACTGTAGTTGGTTCACTTGCTAACTTATTGGCTTTCAAACAATACAGATTTTTCTTTAAGAAAGATCCTGGTAAGTATTTATTGTACTTCACAATAATCAACTTTACTATGTTGGTTATCATTGGTACTATCGGGTATTTCTTGATTGATCTTGGGCTTTAA